A genome region from Panicum virgatum strain AP13 chromosome 4K, P.virgatum_v5, whole genome shotgun sequence includes the following:
- the LOC120703336 gene encoding chitinase CLP-like, with protein MWNPKSQSFLIISLLCMSALSTWTAASNGGGKPLLAAVTKDASTSLYTAPLKDGRPLVLDLSSPAISLPCDAKKGKGTVTTTLSANATDGKNPLFPVSFPAVATCATPPPAGAAVVGVAGLAPSGRSSFPAQVARTQKVANKMALCLPSDGKTTSGDSVGVAIFGGGPLFFIPPDRGDFTAMLAGTARLHGFHGSPGYFVSATGITVEQKQAVGGPLAVGLSSTIPYTALRPDVYGPLVKAWDQAASGPSFPWMQRVAAVAPFERCYNSTKLAVSLSRLGYGVPQIDVALEGGASFLVVGGNSMVQVDADTACLGFVRSGKGGQAPAAIIGGFQLENRLLVIDEDKKQLGFTTFLSAIGLSCSNFNFTHAA; from the coding sequence ATGTGGAACCCGAAATCCCAATCCTTCCTCATCATCTCACTACTCTGCATGTCCGCCTTGTCGACATGGACAGCGGCCAGCAATGGCGGCGGCAAGCCCCTGCTCGCGGCCGTCACCAAGGACGCCTCCACCTCCCTCTACACCGCGCCGCTCAAGGACGGCCGCCCGCTCGTCCTCGACCTCTCCAGCCCGGCCATCTCCTTGCCGTGCGACGCCAAGAAGGGAAAGGGTACGGTCACGACGACGCTCTCCGCCAACGCCACCGACGGCAAGAACCCGCTGTTCCcggtctccttccccgccgtGGCCACCtgcgccaccccgccgccggctggcgccgccgtcgtcggcgtCGCGGGGCTGGCGCCGTCGGGCCGGTCGTCGTTCCCCGCGCAGGTCGCCCGCACGCAGAAGGTCGCGAACAAGATGGCGCTCTGCCTCCCGAGCGACGGCAAGACGACAAGCGGCGACAGCGTGGGCGTGGCCATCTTCGGCGGGGGTCCCTTGTTCTTCATCCCGCCGGACCGGGGCGACTTCACGGCGATGCTGGCCGGCACAGCTCGGCTCCACGGGTTCCATGGATCCCCAGGATACTTTGTCTCCGCCACCGGCATCACCGTGGAGCAGAAGCAAGCCGTCGGCGGGCCGCTCGCCGTCGGGCTGAGCTCGACGATCCCGTACACGGCGCTCCGGCCCGACGTGTACGGCCCGCTGGTGAAGGCGTGGGACCAGGCGGCGTCCGGGCCCAGCTTCCCGTGGATGCAGAGGGTCGCCGCGGTGGCGCCGTTCGAGCGGTGCTACAACTCGACCAAGCTGGCGGTGTCGCTGTCGCGGCTCGGCTACGGCGTGCCGCAGATAGACGTGGCACTCGAGGGCGGGGCCAGCTTCCTGGTGGTCGGCGGCAACTCCATGGTGCAGGTGGACGCCGACACGGCCTGCCTCGGGTTCGTCCGTAGTGGCAAGGGCGGCcaagcgccggcggcgatcatCGGTGGGTTCCAGCTGGAGAACCGCCTGCTGGTGatcgacgaggacaagaagcaGCTCGGCTTCACCACGTTTCTCAGCGCCATAGGGCTCTCCTGCAGCAACTTCAACTTTACTCATGCCGCCTAG